In Leifsonia sp. PS1209, the genomic stretch CGCCGGTCCAGCCGTTCCAGAACGTGACGGTGACCTTGGGGCCCGAGTAGTCCCCGGACGCCACCTCTCCGCCCGAGCCGCCGGAGCTGCCGCAGGCGGTCAGTGCGAGGCCGAAGCCCACGGCCACCGCGGCGGCCAGGACCCGCACGGCAGATCGCTTCTTCATGTGATTTCTCTCCCTTGAGTGACAGGCACGAGTGCGCGGCCGGGCCGCGCCCTTCGAAATTACAGCGCTAGAAATTTGCTGTCAAGCGGCGAGCGGTGGTGGACTGGCGGGAGCAGCGACGCAAAGTAGAGTTCTCACGACGGAAGGAGACGCTGTGGCCGGTGTGCGCTTGCAGGATGTCGCGGAGTTGGCCGGGGTGTCGATGAAGACCGTCTCCAACGTGGTCCACGACTACCCGCACGTCAGCGACCGGATGCGCGAACGCGTGCAGAAGGCGATCGACGAGCTCGGCTACCGGCCCAACCTGCTCGGCCGCAGGCTGGCCACCGGGCGCACGGGCCTGATCGCGCTGGCGTTCGCGGATGTCACCCTGCCGTACTTCGCCGAGCTGGCCCGCCGTGTGTCCGACGTGGCGGAGGAGCAGGGATACCGCGTGCTGCTCGAACAGACCGACTCGACCATCGAGGGGGAGCGCGCCGCCGTCTCCGGGATCGAGGCCGGCATGGTCGACGGGATCATCTTCCAGCCCAGCGTGATGAGTTCATCCGAGCTGGCGCAGACCAGGAGCTCCCTCCCGATGGTGATCCTGGGCGAGGGGGCCGCTCCGCTCAGCATCGACCGGGTGATGATCGACAACGTCGCCGCCGCCCGCGAGGCCACGACGCACCTGCTCGCGCTCGGCCGC encodes the following:
- a CDS encoding LacI family DNA-binding transcriptional regulator, whose amino-acid sequence is MAGVRLQDVAELAGVSMKTVSNVVHDYPHVSDRMRERVQKAIDELGYRPNLLGRRLATGRTGLIALAFADVTLPYFAELARRVSDVAEEQGYRVLLEQTDSTIEGERAAVSGIEAGMVDGIIFQPSVMSSSELAQTRSSLPMVILGEGAAPLSIDRVMIDNVAAAREATTHLLALGRRRIAFAGHEPQRISRTSELRIAGYQAALEAAGVTPDPGLLIPSNAISPVDGAAAIGAALDAGLRFDAIMCRDDLAAIGALRALQERGLRVPDDVAISGWDNTLMTSVTFPSITTIAPDLTALATRAITMLCERIDGLTSMGRHELVGYRLVTRESAPTL